A genomic window from Exiguobacterium acetylicum DSM 20416 includes:
- the gpmI gene encoding 2,3-bisphosphoglycerate-independent phosphoglycerate mutase, whose translation MKKRPVALIILDGFGMRDEEFGNAVTAANKPNFDRYWGQYPHTLLNAKGEYVGLPEGQMGNSEVGHLNIGAGRVVYQSLSRINNAVKDRSFFSRQAMNDAAGHVKKYGSALHIFGLVSDGGIHSHINHLYAVLEFAKLHEIEKVYLHAFTDGRDCDPQSGAGFLRDAQAKMDELNVGQFASISGRYYAMDRDNRWERVKKVYDVITFGEGPTTKDPIGMVEASYKQDVTDEFIEPTVVVQEDGTPVAPIHDNDAIVFFNYRPDRAIQLSKVYKEKGGFDGFELPDNAPKNLLLVSMTKYSDAIDTDIVFPPEDIKNTLGETLSKQGLKQLRIAETEKYPHVTFFFNGQREEPYEGEDRILIPSPKVATYDLKPEMSVYEVTDALVDAINSDKHDAIILNFANPDMVGHSGMLEPTKKAIEAVDECLGKVVDLILSKGGAAVITADHGNADKVLNADGSKMTAHTTEPVPCIVTVEDVELLEPLTGALADLAPTVLDLLGADQPAEMTGKSIVLKK comes from the coding sequence ATGAAAAAACGTCCAGTCGCACTAATCATCCTTGATGGTTTTGGTATGCGTGACGAGGAGTTTGGAAATGCCGTTACGGCGGCAAATAAACCGAACTTCGACCGTTACTGGGGTCAATACCCGCATACGTTGTTGAATGCGAAAGGCGAATACGTCGGTTTGCCTGAAGGTCAAATGGGGAACTCAGAAGTGGGTCACCTCAACATCGGTGCAGGTCGCGTCGTCTATCAATCGCTATCCCGAATCAACAACGCGGTCAAGGATCGCTCGTTCTTCTCGCGTCAAGCGATGAACGATGCGGCAGGTCACGTGAAGAAATACGGTTCAGCGCTTCATATCTTCGGTTTGGTCTCTGACGGTGGAATCCACAGTCACATCAACCACTTATATGCGGTGCTCGAATTCGCGAAACTTCACGAAATCGAAAAAGTCTACCTCCATGCTTTCACGGACGGTCGTGACTGCGACCCACAATCGGGCGCTGGTTTCCTCCGTGACGCGCAAGCGAAGATGGATGAATTGAATGTTGGACAATTCGCGAGTATCTCTGGTCGCTACTATGCGATGGATCGCGATAACCGTTGGGAGCGCGTCAAGAAAGTCTATGACGTCATCACGTTCGGTGAAGGTCCAACGACGAAGGATCCAATCGGCATGGTCGAAGCTTCGTACAAACAAGACGTAACGGATGAGTTCATCGAACCAACTGTTGTCGTGCAGGAAGACGGTACGCCAGTCGCACCGATCCACGATAACGATGCGATCGTGTTCTTCAACTATCGTCCTGACCGTGCGATTCAGCTTTCGAAAGTCTACAAAGAAAAAGGTGGCTTCGACGGATTCGAGCTTCCGGACAATGCACCGAAGAACCTGCTACTCGTCTCGATGACGAAGTACTCGGATGCGATTGATACGGACATCGTCTTCCCGCCTGAAGACATCAAGAACACGCTTGGTGAGACATTGTCAAAACAAGGTCTCAAACAGCTACGCATCGCGGAAACGGAAAAGTATCCGCACGTCACGTTCTTCTTCAACGGACAACGTGAAGAACCATACGAAGGGGAAGATCGGATCTTGATCCCTTCACCAAAAGTCGCGACATACGACTTGAAACCGGAGATGAGCGTCTATGAAGTCACAGATGCGCTCGTCGACGCGATCAACTCGGACAAACACGACGCGATCATCCTCAACTTCGCTAACCCGGATATGGTCGGTCACTCGGGTATGCTCGAGCCGACGAAAAAGGCGATCGAAGCTGTCGATGAGTGTCTTGGGAAAGTCGTTGACTTGATTCTCAGCAAAGGCGGCGCGGCAGTCATCACGGCTGACCACGGGAACGCGGATAAAGTCCTTAATGCGGACGGCAGTAAGATGACGGCGCATACGACAGAACCCGTTCCATGTATCGTGACGGTCGAGGACGTTGAACTCCTTGAACCACTCACAGGTGCACTCGCTGACCTCGCACCAACGGTCCTTGATCTCCTCGGAGCGGACCAACCAGCAGAGATGACTGGTAAATCGATCGTATTGAAAAAATAA